In Macadamia integrifolia cultivar HAES 741 chromosome 13, SCU_Mint_v3, whole genome shotgun sequence, one DNA window encodes the following:
- the LOC122060189 gene encoding rRNA-processing protein fcf2-like yields the protein MAEKKSSIGLVWEPKVPLPSVTKTGPEVSQKLPENVVWKPENELVDGLFVPPNDPRKMNKFLRKKVKDTAGKSWFEMSAPTITPELKKDLQMLMLRNVIDPKRHYKKGGTKSKTLPKYFQVGTVIVSSSDFFSGRLTKKERKATLADELLSDQSLGEYRKRKVQEIQEQNRSVGNQKWKIKSKHSWKRAKERRHV from the exons ATGGCTGAGAAAAAGTCATCCATTGGCCTTGTATGGGAGCCAAAAGTACCTCTCCCATCAGTGACAAAAACTGGGCCTGAGGTATCACAGAAATTACCCGAAAATGTGGTATGGAAGCCTGAAAATGAGCTTGTTGATGGACTCTTTGTTCCACCCAATGACCCTAGGAAGATGAACAAGTTTCTGCGGAAAAAAGTTAAAGATACTGCTGGTAAAAGCTG GTTTGAAATGTCTGCCCCAACCATCACTCCGGAGTTAAAGAAAGATCTCCAAATGCTAATG TTGCGTAATGTAATTGATCCAAAGAGGCATTACAAAAAGGGTGGTACAAAGTCAAAGACACTTCCCAAGTATTTTCAG GTTGGTACAGTGATCGTGTCTTCATCAGATTTTTTCTCTGGTAGGCTCACTAAGAAGGAGAGGAAAGCAACTCTTGCAGATGAGCTACTTTCCGATCAGTCCCTTGGGGAGTACAG GAAACGGAAGGTTCAAGAGATTCAGGAGCAGAACAGGTCAGTTGGGAACCAGAAATGGAAGATCAAGAGTAAGCATTCCTGGAAGCGTGCTAAGGAAAGAAGGCATGTTTGA